In a single window of the Drosophila albomicans strain 15112-1751.03 chromosome 3, ASM965048v2, whole genome shotgun sequence genome:
- the LOC117567299 gene encoding spondin-1, translated as MSHSLRLLASIIVVACVVAGTISSAAGCSRAPTHLPHGRRTRGDNGYKLIVADGPNGYVPGKAYNLLLLGSRTHTKIQHFTHFTIAAEAHTGARRPQVASPRRVGRFQLFSDSLTKFNDRCVNTVSEADNLPKTEVQVMWVAPEAGSGCVSLSAMVYEGPRAWFSDDGQLTQVICEHKLNAADTQKECCACDEAKYSFVFEGIWSNETHPKDYPFAIWLTHFSDVIGASHEANFSFWGENHIATDGFRSLAEWGSPTALETELRAQGPKLRTLIKAAGLWYPNVNQNTSSKFRVDRKHPKVSLTSMFGPSPDWVVGINGVDLCTSDCSWKESLDFDLYPWDAGTDSGISYMSPNAETQPRERMYKITTMYPEDPRAPFYNPQTQKMTPLAKLYLRREKIVSRNCDDDFLQALQLEVSDDAEEHDTRAECRVSDFGAWSPCSVTCGKGIRMRSRQYVNAAHAEQSKCTRQLVSKEMCVASLAECPNGAGAQDRDEDEGENLANSQSLVSDNGEGAGLCKTTPWSVWSECSATCGIGITMRTRTFVNPMGRKRCPHITIVEKNKCMRPDCTFEQVELPDPKCPTTQWSDWSPCSGSCGRGSAIRKRLLLLEDGQEKDDCTKRMELHQQRECQHALDCNINQEMAKEICVQQAEAGPCRGSYQRYAYNPESGRCEAFTYGGCRGNRNNFLTENDCQVTCNKINDGQQEQEQEVNVPKRCVMSEWSDWTPCSVSCGVGHSQGYRYLVSSHARSGQACPQRLVKQRLCTMPAC; from the exons ATGTCGCATTCACTGCGGCTGCTTGCCAGCATCATTGTGGTTGCCTGTGTTGTGGCCGGCACAATTAGTTCAGCGGCTGGTTGTTCACGGGCTCCCACACATTTGCCCCATGGTCGACGAACACGCGGCGATAATGGATACAAATTAATTGTGGCTGATGGTCCCAATGGCTATGTGCCTGGCAAGGCATACAACT TATTACTGCTCGGCTCTCGCACGCATACGAAAATTCAGCACTTCACCCATTTCACCATCGCTGCTGAGGCACACACCGGCGCCAGACGTCCCCAAGTTGCCAGTCCTCGTCGTGTTGGTCGCTTCCAGCTTTTCAGCGATTCGCTTACCAAGTTCAATGATCGCTGCGTGAACACGGTGTCCGAGGCTGACAATCTACCCAAGACTGAGGTGCAGGTTATGTGGGTGGCCCCCGAAGCAGGGTCAGGATGCGTCTCTTTGTCCGCCATGGTGTACGAGGGACCAAGAGCTTGGTTCTCTGATGACGGTCAGCTCACCCAGGTGATTTGTGagcacaaattaaatgcagcaGATACACAAAAGGAATGCTGCGCCTGTGATGAGGCCAAATACAGC tttgtttttgaaGGAATCTGGTCAAACGAGACACATCCTAAGGATTATCCTTTTGCCATCTGGCTAACGCATTTTTCCGACGTGATTGGTGCCTCCCATGAAGCAAACTTTTCCTTCTGGGGCGAAAATCACATTGCGACCGATGGCTTCCGTTCATTGGCTGAATGGGGATCACCAACAGCTTTGGAGACTGAGCTGCGCGCCCAAGGTCCAAAGTTACGAACTCTGATTAAGGCTGCAGGACTTTGGTATCCCAATGTCAATCAAAATACATCGTCCAAATTCCGTGTTGATCGCAAGCATCCAAAGGTCTCATTAACCTCCATGTTTGGCCCTTCTCCCGACTGGGTGGTTGGTATCAATGGCGTTGATTTGTGTACCTCGGACTGCAGCTGGAAGGAGTCTCTGGATTTCGATTTGTATCCCTGGGATGCCGGCACCGATAGTGGTATATCCTACATG TCACCCAATGCTGAGACGCAGCCTAGAGAGCGCATGTATAAAATCACAACAATGTACCCGGAAGATCCACGTGCACCATTTTATAACCCACAGACTCAAAAGATGACACCTTTAGCTAAGCTATATCTCCGTCGCGAAAAGATCGTTTCCCGCAACTGCGACGACGACTTCCTTCAAGCCCTCCAGCTGGAAGTCTCTGACGATGCCGAGGAGCACGATACCAGAG CCGAATGCCGAGTGAGCGACTTCGGAGCCTGGAGCCCGTGCTCCGTCACCTGCGGCAAGGGAATCCGCATGCGCAGTCGTCAATATGTGAATGCTGCACACGCTGAGCAAAGCAAGTGCACACGTCAACTGGTGTCCAAGGAAATGTGCGTGGCAAGCTTAGCAGAGTGTCCCAATGGTGCGGGTGCACAAGATCGAGATGAAGATGAGGGCGAGAATCTTGCCAATTCGCAGTCACTGGTAAGCGACAACGGCGAAGGAGCTGGCTTGTGCAAGACTACGCCTTGGAGTGTTTGGTCAGAGTGTTCTGCCACTTGTGGCATTGGCATCACTATGCGTACCCGAACCTTTGTGAATCCCATGGGTCGCAAGCGTTGTCCGCACATTACCATTGTGGAGAAGAACAAGTGTATGCGACCGGATTGCACTTTCGAGCAGGTGGAACTGCCCGATCCCAAGTGCCCGACCACGCAATGGAGTGACTGGAGTCCTTGCTCTGGCTCCTGTGGACGTGGTAGTGCCATACGTAAgcgcttgctgctgcttgaagATGGTCAGGAGAAGGACGACTGCACAAAACGCATGGAGTTGCATCAACAACGCGAGTGCCAGCATGCTCTGGACTGTAACATCAACCAGGAAATGGCCAAGGAGATTTGCGTACAGCAGGCCGAAGCAGGTCCTTGCCGTGGCAGTTATCAGCGCTATGCCTACAATCCTGAGTCCGGTCGCTGCGAGGCTTTTACCTACGGCGGCTGTCGTGGCAACCGGAACAATTTCCTCACTGAAAATGACTGTCAGGTGACCTGCAACAAGATCAACGATGgtcagcaggagcaggagcaagaGGTTAATGTGCCAAAGCGTTGCGTCATGTCGGAATGGTCCGACTGGACGCCATGCAGTGTTAGCTGTGGCGTCGGCCACTCCCAGGGATATCGCTATCTCGTCAGCTCACATGCTCGCTCAGGTCAAGCCTGTCCCCAGCGTCTGGTGAAGCAGCGTCTCTGCACTATGCCCGCTTGTTAA
- the LOC127565681 gene encoding protein teflon produces MSLFANLLLETCVNFEKCGDVVVSRKENIVGLSCQFCYDIFNSVIEFLHHLQKMHCDILEFPREHNVYTMDEIMSLEDDDDEVDSHVIINEETDKQINDMEIGLDANTLQINILKENNLVKGNQISGTEMYRQGAELNKSLVTGYDKTLALKPGIEIKCERQLQKPGASDAAKESSTSITHKKIKRINNTKEELNAGITASTEIQDENNVNSLRLKKVNIVNTHKNAELAQEVYVPQKNIPKVKENNIKLLKEKKNTGQHDLETPVSRNKPTFYNLLTMNSGEKRTKPKLKKSLIMTETNSLKTDSSFKLDYKTHRNLSSIIIDKIEYLPNIDLNFLKTSKSTTKETSTLEVKKQNPLRESFSDRSNPAMWKNKPPRRPTYSEGLTSQISTKPEVKSSSKRSLVESIDEIKMSIIFDDNSKRKLPKNATSNRTLDIKQTDLSEELLGLEDIEVKSVETTHPKLRDDCVLLQFVGLNIIKDPYYEDRKPVEFCEVLRSKATKFSKILRDRDIIWNFQKSATKQTFQKIASELSMLTEQANKFLMADLNVSEVKRILNLISKWYTHQTTQKLFKKVELSSTTENYLLLFGFLPKLNRCVYYCEWCDECSTNRSRYNEHRMSHLHNFYCPQCERGFLKYGQLKTHFEILHGST; encoded by the exons ATGAGTTTGTTTGCTAATCTTCTATTAGAAACATGTGTAAATTTCGAAAAATGCGGCGATGTGGTAGTATcacgaaaagaaaatatcGTGGGATTGTCTTGTCAGTTTTGTTATGACATATTCAACAGTGTGATTGAATTTTTGCATCACTTGCAGAAGATGCACTGCGACATTCTTGAATTTCCAAGAGAACACAACGTGTATACGATGGATGAAATAATGTCTCTtgaggacgacgacgatgaggtTGATTCACATGTTATTATAAACGAAGAAACAGATAAACAGATTAATGACATGGAAATTGGACTAGATGCTAATACATTACAAATCAACATACTAAAGGAAAACAACCTTGTCAAAGGCAATCAAATTTCCGGCACAGAAATGTATCGTCAAGGTGCTGAACTTAATAAATCTCTTGTCACTGGATATGATAAAACACTAGCTCTGAAACCTGGGATAGAAATTAAGTGTGAAAGACAACTTCAAAAACCTGGAGCCTCAGATGCAGCAAAGGAATCTTCCACATCCATAACTCATAAAAAGATTAAGCGAATAAATAATACCAAAGAGGAACTAAATGCTGGAATTACTGCATCAACTGAAATTCAGGACGAAAATAACGTTAATTCATTAAGACTTAAAAAAGTTAACATTGttaatacacacaaaaatgcaGAATTGGCGCAAGAGGTCTATGTACCTCAGAAAAACATACCTAAGgtgaaagaaaataatataaagctattaaaagagaagaaaaatacTGGTCAACATGATCTAGAGACTCCCGTGAGTCGTAATAAGCCAACATTCTACAATCTTTTAACAATGAATAGCGGAGAGAAAAGAACCAAACCCAAACTGAAAAAGTCATTAATAATGACTGAAACCAATTCATTAAAGACCGATTCTTCTTTTAAGCTGGACTACAAAACCCATCGAAATTTGTCTTCTATAATTATTGATAAAATTGAGTACTTGCcgaatattgatttaaatttcctCAAAACTTCTAAAAGCACAACTAAGGAAACTTCTACATTAGAAGTGAAAAAGCAAAACCCTCTTCGGGAATCTTTTTCTGACAGGTCAAATCCGGCGATGTGGAAAAACAAACCACCCAGGAGACCTACATATTCAGAAGGGCTAACAAGTCAAATCTCGACAAAACCAGAAGTTAAATCAAGTAGTAAACGATCATTAGTTGAATCGAttgatgaaattaaaatgtcaataaTTTTTGATGATAATTCCAAAAGAAAACTTCCAAAGAATGCGACATCTAACAGAACGCTTGATATTAAACAG acGGACTTAAGTGAAGAGCTATTGGGATTGGAAGATATTGAGGTAAAATCAGTTGAAACCACGCATCCTAAATTACGCGATGATTGTGTACTTCTGCAATTTGTTGGC TTGAATATTATCAAGGATCCATATTACGAGGACCGAAAACCAGTGGAATTTTGCGAGGTTTTGCGCTCAAAAGCTACTAAGTTCAGCAAAATACTAAGGGATCGAGACATTATATGGAATTTTCAAAAAAGTGCAACTAAGCAGACATTTCAAAAGATCGCTAGTGAATTGTCGATGCTCACGgaacaagcaaataaatttcttatggCTGATCTAAATGTGAGCGAAGTGAAGCGCATTTTGAACTTAATTAGCAAATGGTATACGCATCAAACCactcaaaaattatttaaaaaggttGAACTTTCATCGACAACGGAAAATTACTTACTGTTGTTTGGCTTTCTGCCCAAACTTAACAGATGTGTGTATTACTGTGAATGGTGTGATGAATGCAGCACTAACAGATCACGCTACAATGAACATCGGATGAGCCATTTACATAATTTCTATTGTCCACAGTGCGAAAGAGGATTCCTAAAATACGGCCAACTGAAAACCCATTTCGAAATCCTACATGGAAGCACTTAA
- the LOC117569098 gene encoding sulfotransferase 1C4, with the protein MDKLQVKFPHRIRDVDPAINTELLEYFKGERTGFVQVGPEGYFFPHKFKEEAEQYYNFEARPDDIWITTVPRSGTTWTQELIWLVANGLDFEQAQERPLTERFPFFEFPLFMHNDVKAELIAENEGNDKAIEFIELISRPGYETLDELPRNQRRFIKTHFPFSLMPPSVLEKKCKIIYVARNPKDVAVSYYHLNRLFRTQGYTGDFERYWRYFQQGLNPWLPYYSHVKEAKEFSHLSNVLFLNYEDMLIDLPGTVNRVGDFLNCRPDAEGLQKLLDHLSIGNFRQNKSVNMHQMAAVGILKDGEEGFVRRGGKDRDATKQADQQEFVNNPNLLKNANEWVQHNIEKFQTACDKNLH; encoded by the exons ATGGATAAGTTACAGGTCAAGTTTCCACATCGCATACGCGACGTAGATCCCGCCATCAATACGGAGCTTTTGGAGTACTTTAAAG GTGAGCGCACGGGATTTGTACAAGTCGGACCCGAGGGATACTTTTTTCCCCACAAGTTCAAAGAAGAGGCGGAACAATACTATAATTTCGAGGCACGACCCGATGATATTTGGATCACCACTGTGCCACGTTCGGGCACCACGTGGACACAAGAGCTCATTTGGCTGGTTGCCAACGGTTTGGACTTTGAACAGGCCCAAGAACGTCCGCTAACAGAGCGTTTTCCTTTCTTTGA aTTTCCTTTGTTTATGCATAATGATGTTAAAGCTGAGCTGATCGCAGAGAATGAGGGTAATGATAAGGCTATTGAGTTTATTGAACTCATTTCTCGACCAGGTTACGAAACATTAGATGAACTGCCTAGAAATCAGCGACGCTTCATAAAGACACATTTCCCGTTTTCCTTGATGCCGCCGAGTGTTTTGGAAAAGAAGTGCAAG ATCATTTATGTGGCGCGTAATCCAAAAGATGTGGCCGTCTCCTATTATCATTTGAATCGATTGTTTCGCACACAGGGCTACACCGGCGATTTCGAACGTTATTGGCGTTATTTTCAGCAGGGATTAA ATCCTTGGCTGCCTTACTACAGCCATGTGAAGGAGGCTAAGGAATTCAGCCACCTGTCGAATGTGCTCTTCCTTAACTATGAGGACATGCTGATTGATTTACCGGGGACTGTGAACCGAGTCGGTGACTTTTTGAATTGCAGACCAGATGCAGAAGGATTGCAAAAATTGCTCGATCATTTGAGTATTGGCAATTTTCGGCAAAATAAATCAGTTAATATGCATCAAATGGCTGCCGTGGGTATTCTAAAGGATGGCGAAGAAGGATTTGTTCGCAGAGGCGGCAAAGATAGAGACGCTACCAAGCAGGCGGACCAGCAAGAGTTTGTTAATAATCCTAATCTTCTGAAGAATGCAAATGAATGGGTTCAACATAATATTGAGAAATTTCAAACTGCGTGCGATAAgaatttgcattga
- the LOC117569095 gene encoding probable asparagine--tRNA ligase, mitochondrial has product MQSSVLITKLVSCFAGSCIKRETMLLFKRFHSSVQRIAEISRASKPGDTLHVKGWIKNVRRLKNNIFLDINDGSTNEKFQLVVPRNPGTQQLTSGCAVSATGCVQVAPNGHLELHADKVESLTDGHLKDGYPFSPKQKHAPEYVREHLHLRSRIDYIAAQMRVRHRAQKAIHDYMDELNFVQINTPLLTTNDCEGAGEVFRVQPESEQLLKQMARPNIPSDQSYFDQKVFLSVSGQLHLEAMSYGLGNTYTLAPAFRAENSKSPLHLAEFYMFEAELVHMEQLETLAFFIERMLKEITNRLLNANAADLQFCQQSANASSDLAWLQVPWKTLSYDEALALVIANKQSFKSAVTPNEGFSKEQELFLVAHCGTPVFVIDWPAQQKPFYMKTCRSNPQLVHALDLLMPSVGELCGGSLREPDAEQLSRHPQLPKSLGWYVELRKYGGLPTGGFGMGFERYLQLLTGVKNIRDVIPFPRYPHSCKM; this is encoded by the exons ATGCAATCAAGTGTGCTCATCACTAAGCTGGTCAGCTGTTTCGCCGGCTCTTGTATAAAAAGGGAAACaatgttgttatttaaaagatttcaCAGTAGCGTACAACGCATTGCAGAAATAAGCAGAGCTAGCAAGCCTGGAGACACGTTGCACGTTAAG GGATGGATAAAAAATGTGAGGCGACTGAAAAACAACATATTCTTGGACATCAACGATGGATCAACGAATGAGAAATTCCAGCTTGTTGTGCCCCGTAATCCAGGAACACAGCAGCTGACCTCGGGTTGCGCTGTCAGCGCCACAGGTTGTGTTCAAGTGGCGCCCAATGGACACTTGGAGCTGCATGCCGACAAAGTAGAGTCTCTAA CGGATGGTCATTTAAAGGATGGCTATCCCTTTTCACCCAAACAGAAGCATGCTCCCGAATATGTACGTGAGCATCTGCATTTGCGCTCCCGCATCGACTATATTGCCGCACAAATGCGTGTTAGGCACAGGGCACAAAAGGCCATCCACGACTACATGGACGAGCTCAATTTTGTGCAGATCAACACGCCGTTGTTGACTACAAACGACTGTGAGGGAGCAGGAGAG GTTTTTCGTGTGCAGCCAGAGTCGGAGCAATTGCTGAAACAAATGGCACGACCTAATATTCCATCGGACCAAAGCTACTTTGACCAAAAGGTTTTCCTCAGCGTCTCCGGCCAGCTACATTTGGAGGCCATGTCCTACGGCCTGGGCAATACTTATACATTGGCCCCTGCCTTTCGTGCCGAGAATTCCAAATCACCATTGCATTTAGCCGAGTTTTATATGTTCGAAGCAGAGCTGGTGCATATGGAGCAGCTGGAAACCCTGGCTTTCTTCATAGAACGCATGCTGAAGGAGATTACTAATCGCCTGCTCAATGCAAACGCTGCTGATCTGCAATTCTGCCAGCAGAGCGCCAATGCTAGCTCGGATCTGGCTTGGTTACAAGTACCGTGGAAAACGTTATCTTACGATGAGGCGCTCGCATTGGTTATAGCCAACAAACAAAGCTTCAAAAGCGCTGTCACTCCCAATGAGGGTTTCAGCAAGGAGCAGGAACTGTTTCTAGTTGCACACTGCGGCACACCAGTGTTCGTTATAGACTGGCCGGCACAACAGAAACCCTTCTACATGAAAACTTGCCGCAGCAATCCACAACTAGTGCATGCCCTGGATCTGCTGATGCCATCGGTGGGTGAGCTGTGCGGCGGAAGTTTGCGCGAACCTGATGCTGAGCAACTCAGTAGGCATCCACAGCTGCCGAAGAGCTTGGGTTGGTATGTGGAGCTGCGCAAATACGGCGGATTGCCAACAGGCGGATTTGGCATGGGTTTCGAGCGATATCTGCAGCTGTTGACGGGTGTGAAGAATATACGCGATGTGATACCGTTTCCTCGCTATCCGCACAGTTGTAAAATGTAA
- the LOC117569096 gene encoding nuclear inhibitor of protein phosphatase 1 codes for MANSYDIPSWAGKPPTGLHLDVLKDDKLVQKLMVDDKRCYLFGRNSQMNDFCIDHASCSRVHAAFVYHKHLNIAYLVDLGSTHGTFIGTLRLEAHKPTQLQINSTFHFGASTRNYILRERPSAGGQHANIMEDLPLSETSDGALLGLPETQTELDNLTEYNTAHNRRISMLGIADDNNLRKQNALKQGRKRRNVTFNDEEIIINPEDVDPSVGRFRNLVQTTVVPAKRSRYEPNHMGLHTGSGSSSNAASILSASHQMFQQSIVEMKHQQQQHQQLQQQHHQQHQLPAIPHSPLYQGLPASNSDAGNQLKNNEFEPISPLGINSKLGLMLPNPAPDVTPIYEEPLVPSSSIAQKLAMANANVRRFVDEVHDTSGESDSMCPQKKKYAKEAWPGRKPMLGQL; via the exons ATGGCCAACAGTTATGATATACCTAGCTGGGCTGGCAAACCGCCCACGGGGCTGCACTTGGACGTGCTTAAGGACGACAAACTGGTGCAAAAGCTAATGGTGGATGATAAACGATGCTATTTATTTGGTCGCAATAGCCAAATGAATGATTTCTGCATTGACCACGCCTCCTGCTCACGAGTGCATGCCGCCTTTGTTTACCACAAGCATCTAAACATTGCTTACCTCGTGGATTTGGGCTCAA CCCATGGCACATTTATTGGCACCCTGCGGTTGGAGGCACATAAGCCGACACAACTGCAGATTAATAGCACCTTTCATTTTGGCGCATCGACACGCAACTATATACTAAGAGAACGTCCGTCGGCCGGTGGTCAGCATGCAAACATCATGGAGGATCTGCCGTTGAGCGAAACAAGTGATGGCGCTTTGCTGGGGCTGCCGGAAACCCAAACCGAATTAGAT AACCTGACAGAGTACAATACGGCACACAATCGACGCATTTCGATGCTTGGTATTGCCGACGATAACAATCTGCGCAAGCAGAATGCCTTGAAGCAGGGCCGCAAACGTCGCAATGTTACCTTCAACGATGAGGAGATTATCATCAACCCTGAAGACGTTGATCCCAGTGTGGGACGATTTCGGAATCTAGTGCAGACAACTGTTGTACCTGCCAAACGCTCCCGTTACGAGCCCAATCACATGGGATTGCACACGGGCAGCGGCAGTAGCTCAAATGCAGCGAGCATACTCTCAGCGAGTCACCAAATGTTCCAGCAGAGCATAGTCGAAATgaagcatcagcaacaacaacatcagcaactgcaacagcagcaccatcAACAGCATCAGTTGCCTGCGATTCCCCATTCGCCATTGTATCAGGGATTACCGGCTAGCAACAGCGATGCGGGAAATCAACTGAAAAACAATGAATTTGAACCCATTTCACCGCTTGGAATTAACTCCAAATTAGGCCTAATGCTGCCCAATCCGGCACCCGACGTGACGCCTATCTACGAGGAGCCACTTGTGCCTAGTTCATCCATAGCACAAAAATTGGCCATGGCCAATGCGAATG TGCGTCGATTTGTGGACGAAGTGCATGATACTAGCGGCGAAAGTGACTCGATGTGTCCACAAAAGAAGAAGTACGCCAAAGAAGCATGGCCAGGTCGTAAGCCAATGCTTGGACAGCTCTAA
- the LOC117569097 gene encoding zinc finger protein 809: MNVNKDYIQAAQVYLKLREGDRALIVIKCCHCDAGELTEWSQFSRHFAVSHFALDTCLISQRTELDDEIEAEVEIELQNQQNCEISETEETHKETEVKKEDSYQSEEDEGLEGNRLNQPFYSLQNTHPKLIHYFIQLLRQHEYLWRDEFKNMDFRNERTESAQQIGRSLARRFNVKIRPQTISLSARALLNWFRRQYALHISNRGFRTRHQDYYDKLLKFVPISDISVVNCDGCQRRFINEDQLRRHKHRMHFGGDPYVCDVCQKGFVHASKLRMHQNRFHKKYTRWSCQICSYSAPSKWDLKSHVTSHSGDRNFTCEFCGVSTKSSSSLAVHRRTHSEPTIKCPYCPKKFRETYILNCHIAKSHYIEEET, from the exons ATGAATGTAAACAAAGATTATATACAAGCTGCGcaagtttatttaaagttaCGAGAAGGAGATCGAGCTTTAATTGTTATCAAATGCTGTCATTGTGATGCAGGCGAATTAACAGAGTGGTCGCAGTTTTCCCGACACTTTGCTGTGTCACATTTTGCCTTGGATACATGCTTAATAAGCCAGCGCACAGAGCTGGATGACGAGATTGAGGCGGAGGTTGAAATCGAGTTGCAGAATCAGCAAAACTGCGAGATATCTGAAACCGAAGAGACACATAAAGAAACAGAAGTGAAGAAAGAAGATTCATACCAATCTGAAGAAGATGAAGGGTTAGAAGGAAACAGG CTGAATCAGCCTTTCTACAGTCTGCAGAATACACATCCCAAGCTTATACATTACTTTATTCAGCTCCTGCGCCAACATGAATATCTGTGGCGTGATGAGTTTAAAAACATGGATTTTAGGAACGAGCGAACTGAAAGCGCCCAACAAATAGGCAGATCCCTTGCCAGGCGGTTTAATGTCAAAATAAGGCCCCAGACTATTAGTCTTAGTGCTCGAGCACTGCTGAATTGGTTTAGACGTCAGTATGCTCTGCACATTAGTAATCGTGGCTTTCGTACCCGTCACCAGGACTACTACGATAAGCTGCTGAAATTTGTGCCCATATCGGACATTTCCGTTGTCAATTGCGACGGATGCCAGCGCCGTTTCATCAATGAAGATCAACTGAGACGGCATAAGCATCGCATGCACTTTGGAGGTGATCCTTATGTCTGTGATGTGTGCCAAAAAGGATTTGTGCACGCGAGTAAACTGCGTATGCATCAGAATAGatttcacaaaaaatacaCCCGTTGGAGTTGTCAAATATGCAGCTATAGTGCTCCCAGTAAATGGGATCTTAAGTCGCACGTTACCTCTCACAGTGGAGACCGAAATTTCACTTGTGAGTTTTGCGGCGTATCAACCAAGTCAAGTTCTTCGTTGGCGGTTCATCGGCGCACGCATTCGGAACCCACTATCAAGTGTCCTTATTGTCCAAAGAAGTTCCGtgaaacatatattttaaattgccaCATTGCAAAGTCTCATTACATAGAAGAAGAAacttag